One Paenarthrobacter aurescens TC1 DNA window includes the following coding sequences:
- a CDS encoding putative drug resistance transporter, EmrB/QacA subfamily (identified by match to protein family HMM PF07690; match to protein family HMM TIGR00711) — protein MATPAVQHPKAVDASVNKAAAPMTHRQIMEALTGLLAAFFTAILSSTIVANALPTIMSELKGTQTDFAWVITAALLANAATTPIWGKLADLFDKKLLVQLSIIIFVAGSVMAGLSETIPLLLTARVIQGVAMGGLTALAQAIIGSMIPPRDRGKYSGYMGAVMAVGTAGGPLLGGFIVDSPLGWRWTFFVCVPLAVVALILLQVTLKIQHIKRPAKIDWLGSILLTSGVSLLLIWVSFAGNPDYYDWFSWQSALMVGGGVALLAVLVYVETKVAQPIIPLKIISERTTALAIVASVAVGIAMFGSSTFLGQYFQVARGATPTEAGLLTLPMIAGNLIGSVASGILISRFGKWKRFLIAGSVLLIGGLAFAGTMDHTTELWIVAIYTGVFGLGLGMLMQNLVLAVQNTVQAKDIGTASASVAFFRSVGGAIGVSVLGAIMSNHVKDLAVEGLAAAGIPAQGGGAGASMDLADMPAPIAEIMRAAYGDATAQIFLISAIISVVALLAVLFIKERPLRRTVDAAPEKELIATASGDAGMSLDTAAMDAVKASDDGARRMGAHPAVPGGGSQVPSAESGTDLDLEFARILTQERPQGVADVKEVQEQLSRTQYVLAEQQLQLSRANVELQARLREQQTIAEQQAHTAEELAAIRKELKRERRQQERMALLLLQGVEARSDHGKHAG, from the coding sequence ATGGCTACACCAGCAGTACAACACCCGAAGGCGGTGGACGCCTCAGTTAACAAGGCCGCCGCGCCCATGACCCACCGGCAGATCATGGAGGCACTGACTGGCCTCCTCGCAGCCTTCTTCACGGCAATCCTCAGCAGCACGATCGTCGCTAATGCGCTGCCCACCATCATGTCCGAGCTCAAGGGCACCCAAACCGACTTCGCCTGGGTCATCACGGCCGCGTTGTTGGCCAACGCTGCCACGACGCCCATCTGGGGCAAGCTCGCGGACCTCTTCGACAAGAAGCTCCTGGTCCAGCTGAGCATCATCATCTTTGTGGCCGGCTCAGTGATGGCCGGCCTGTCCGAAACCATTCCCCTGCTGCTGACCGCCCGCGTGATCCAAGGCGTGGCGATGGGTGGCCTCACCGCCTTGGCGCAGGCGATCATCGGCTCCATGATTCCCCCGCGTGACCGCGGCAAGTACTCCGGTTACATGGGTGCCGTCATGGCCGTCGGCACGGCCGGTGGCCCACTGTTGGGCGGCTTCATCGTTGACAGCCCGCTCGGTTGGCGCTGGACGTTCTTCGTCTGCGTGCCGCTCGCCGTCGTCGCGCTCATCCTGCTCCAGGTGACGTTGAAGATCCAGCACATCAAGCGGCCCGCCAAGATCGACTGGCTCGGCTCCATCCTGCTGACGTCCGGTGTGAGCCTGCTCCTCATCTGGGTTTCCTTCGCCGGCAACCCGGACTACTACGACTGGTTCTCTTGGCAGTCCGCCCTCATGGTGGGCGGCGGCGTGGCCCTGCTGGCAGTCCTGGTGTACGTGGAAACCAAGGTTGCGCAGCCGATCATCCCGCTTAAGATCATCTCCGAGCGCACCACGGCCTTGGCCATTGTTGCCTCCGTTGCCGTTGGTATCGCCATGTTCGGTTCGTCCACCTTCCTGGGCCAGTACTTCCAGGTTGCCCGCGGCGCCACGCCCACCGAGGCCGGCCTGCTGACGCTGCCCATGATCGCCGGAAACCTCATCGGTTCTGTGGCGTCCGGCATCCTGATCAGCCGTTTCGGTAAGTGGAAGAGGTTCCTGATCGCAGGCTCCGTCCTCCTCATTGGTGGCCTCGCGTTCGCCGGAACCATGGACCACACCACTGAACTGTGGATTGTGGCGATCTACACCGGCGTGTTTGGCCTTGGACTCGGCATGCTGATGCAGAACCTGGTGCTCGCTGTTCAGAACACCGTCCAGGCGAAGGACATCGGAACCGCCAGCGCTTCGGTGGCGTTCTTCCGCTCGGTAGGTGGCGCGATTGGCGTATCCGTCCTCGGTGCCATCATGTCCAACCACGTCAAGGACCTTGCCGTTGAGGGACTGGCTGCCGCAGGTATTCCTGCCCAGGGCGGTGGCGCTGGAGCCAGCATGGACCTGGCGGACATGCCCGCCCCCATCGCCGAGATCATGCGGGCAGCCTACGGTGACGCGACCGCGCAGATCTTCCTGATCTCCGCGATCATCAGCGTCGTGGCCCTGCTGGCTGTGCTGTTCATCAAGGAGCGCCCGTTGCGCCGCACGGTTGATGCCGCTCCGGAAAAGGAACTCATTGCCACAGCGTCGGGAGACGCCGGAATGTCGCTGGACACGGCGGCCATGGACGCAGTGAAAGCGTCCGACGACGGCGCGCGCCGCATGGGTGCCCACCCCGCCGTTCCAGGGGGCGGCAGCCAGGTTCCGAGTGCGGAGTCCGGAACCGATCTTGACCTCGAGTTTGCTCGGATCCTCACGCAGGAACGACCCCAAGGTGTAGCCGACGTGAAAGAAGTTCAGGAGCAGTTGTCCCGAACGCAGTACGTCCTGGCCGAACAGCAGCTACAGCTCAGCCGAGCCAACGTGGAGCTGCAGGCCCGTTTGCGGGAGCAGCAAACCATTGCGGAGCAGCAGGCCCACACCGCGGAGGAGCTCGCCGCGATCCGCAAGGAACTCAAGCGCGAACGGCGGCAGCAGGAGCGCATGGCGTTGTTGCTCCTCCAAGGCGTCGAAGCACGTTCGGACCACGGCAAGCACGCGGGCTAA
- a CDS encoding putative ABC transporter, ATP-binding protein (identified by match to protein family HMM PF00005; match to protein family HMM PF00664), producing MLVTLIRRYSKPYLPQIVAVLIFQLASTIATLYLPSLNAKIIDEGVSRGDTDFIWQTGALMLGVALGQVLTAIIAVYFGARVAMAIGRDLRRSVFRQVSSFSAQDVNRFGAPTLITRGTNDVQQVQMLVLMGLNFMVSTPIMCVGGIIMALREDLNLSWLVWVSVPVLVAVVGYLVVRLMPLFRSMQTKIDAINGVLREQIIGIRVVRAFVREPHEAKRFGDANEDLTAVSVKIGNLFVLMFPAIGMILHLSTAAVLWFGGQRVDSGDMQVGALTAFLQYLLQILMAVMMGTFMAMMIPRASVCADRIGEVLDVEPSIHNPTSPLVPAEKKGRVEFRDVTFKYPGAEAPVLSNISFTAEPGKTLAIIGSTGAGKTTLVSLLPRLYDVASGDVLLDGVPVTKMDASEITSRVSAVPQKPYLFSGTIEHNLRFGKPDATDDELWDALETAQAKGFVEEKSSGLNRRIAQGGTNVSGGQRQRLSIARALVTKPNVYLFDDSFSALDVATDARLRKALKAKTRDATVIIVAQRVSTIADADEILVLDNGRIVDRGTHDELLETSPTYQEIVESQLSVEEVA from the coding sequence ATGCTTGTCACCCTTATACGGCGCTACTCCAAGCCGTATTTGCCGCAGATTGTGGCTGTGCTGATTTTTCAGTTGGCGTCCACCATCGCCACGCTCTACCTCCCCAGCCTCAACGCCAAAATCATTGATGAGGGAGTCTCCCGCGGAGACACCGACTTCATCTGGCAGACCGGGGCGCTCATGCTCGGTGTCGCCCTTGGACAGGTGCTGACCGCGATCATTGCCGTGTACTTCGGCGCCCGTGTTGCCATGGCCATCGGCAGGGACCTGCGCCGGAGCGTCTTCCGGCAGGTCAGCAGCTTCTCCGCCCAGGACGTCAACCGTTTTGGTGCGCCCACGCTGATCACCCGCGGCACCAATGACGTCCAGCAGGTACAGATGCTGGTGCTCATGGGCCTGAACTTTATGGTTTCCACGCCCATCATGTGTGTTGGCGGCATCATCATGGCCCTCCGTGAGGACCTCAACCTCTCTTGGCTCGTATGGGTTTCCGTTCCGGTCCTGGTGGCCGTTGTGGGCTACCTCGTCGTCCGCCTGATGCCGCTGTTCCGTTCCATGCAGACCAAGATTGACGCCATCAATGGCGTGCTCCGCGAGCAGATCATCGGTATCCGCGTGGTTCGTGCCTTTGTGCGTGAGCCCCACGAGGCAAAGCGATTCGGTGACGCCAACGAGGACCTCACCGCAGTGTCCGTGAAGATCGGCAACCTGTTCGTCCTGATGTTCCCGGCCATCGGCATGATCCTGCACCTGTCTACGGCTGCCGTGCTGTGGTTCGGCGGACAGCGCGTAGACTCCGGCGACATGCAGGTGGGTGCGCTCACGGCCTTTCTCCAGTACCTGTTGCAGATCCTGATGGCGGTCATGATGGGAACGTTCATGGCCATGATGATTCCCCGCGCGTCCGTCTGTGCGGACCGCATCGGCGAGGTGCTCGACGTCGAGCCCTCCATCCACAACCCCACCTCACCGCTGGTACCGGCCGAGAAAAAGGGGCGCGTGGAGTTCCGCGACGTCACGTTCAAGTACCCCGGTGCTGAGGCGCCGGTGCTGAGCAACATCTCTTTCACCGCGGAACCAGGAAAAACCCTGGCCATCATCGGCTCCACGGGCGCGGGAAAAACCACCCTGGTTTCACTGCTGCCGCGGCTTTACGATGTCGCCTCCGGTGACGTATTGCTCGACGGCGTGCCTGTCACCAAGATGGACGCATCCGAGATCACCAGCCGTGTTTCCGCGGTGCCGCAGAAGCCGTATTTGTTCTCCGGGACCATCGAGCACAACCTGCGCTTCGGCAAGCCCGATGCCACCGACGACGAACTGTGGGATGCATTGGAGACAGCACAGGCCAAGGGCTTCGTCGAAGAAAAGTCATCCGGCTTGAACCGGCGGATCGCCCAGGGTGGCACCAACGTTTCCGGTGGTCAGCGCCAAAGGCTGTCCATTGCCAGGGCGTTGGTCACCAAGCCGAACGTGTACCTGTTTGACGATTCGTTCTCCGCCTTGGACGTCGCAACCGACGCCAGGCTGCGCAAGGCCCTGAAGGCCAAAACACGGGACGCCACGGTCATCATCGTGGCCCAGCGCGTCTCAACCATCGCGGACGCTGACGAGATCCTTGTGCTGGATAACGGCCGGATCGTTGACCGCGGAACGCACGACGAACTCCTGGAGACGTCACCCACGTACCAGGAAATCGTTGAATCCCAGCTGAGCGTGGAGGAAGTGGCATGA
- a CDS encoding putative transcriptional regulator, MarR family (identified by match to protein family HMM PF01047) produces MSVGSATATDLVHQIFDLQRTLRCVVTAHMARVPDVGMALQGVMRFVGEGETRATQLATRLGVSAPVLSRHITELEELGFVVRRPDPADGRAQLLALTEEGSAKLREFEEQRSVRLRDYLADWSEADALEASQVINKLTVSLKDSIRATAAGSITTNQTA; encoded by the coding sequence ATGTCCGTCGGTTCTGCCACAGCAACCGATCTTGTGCATCAAATCTTCGACCTCCAGCGCACGCTGCGCTGCGTGGTCACCGCCCACATGGCCCGCGTTCCCGACGTCGGCATGGCGTTGCAGGGAGTGATGCGGTTCGTCGGCGAGGGGGAGACCCGCGCTACGCAGCTCGCCACCCGACTCGGTGTCAGCGCCCCGGTCCTGAGCCGGCACATCACTGAACTCGAGGAGCTTGGTTTTGTGGTCAGGCGTCCTGACCCTGCGGACGGACGGGCCCAACTTCTTGCCCTCACGGAGGAAGGCTCGGCGAAACTACGCGAATTCGAAGAACAACGCAGCGTGAGACTGCGGGATTACCTGGCGGATTGGAGCGAGGCTGACGCCCTTGAGGCCTCCCAGGTGATCAACAAACTCACTGTGTCCCTCAAGGACTCAATCCGGGCAACGGCGGCCGGCTCCATCACAACAAACCAGACAGCTTAG
- a CDS encoding putative ABC transporter, ATP-binding protein (identified by match to protein family HMM PF00005; match to protein family HMM PF00664) produces the protein MFGDVPAKKAKEFWPSAKRLMGLLKPESVGVYIVIGLVIVSVVLNVIAPKVLGSAMDVIFGGVMGKQIPEGVSQEQFVELMRQQGQGNFADMVSKMELTNGIDFPKLTFLISIVLLMYFVANIFLWAQGWLLNRIVMRVIKQLRNDVQAKLNRLPLNYFDTRQRGDILSRVTNDVDNVQQGLQQAFSQLVSSVLTVLGITVMMFIVSWELALIALIALPLSGIVAGVIGARSQKLFAAQWKNTGALNGQIEESFSGHDLVKVFGRDADMLERFDEKNEELYKASFGAQFVSGVIFPAMNFVSYLSYVGIAVVGGLRVASGSMSLGDATAFIQYSREFTQPLGQIAGMANMLQSGVASAERVFEFLDADEEVEETGTRHLPSKTDGHVEFEHVSFSYVEDKPLIEDLSFAAEPGHTVAIVGPTGAGKTTLVNLVMRFYELNAGRITLDGVDIKDLSRAELRSKVGMVLQDAWLFGGTIYDNIKYGNLDATEEQIMQAAKATYVDRFVRALPDGYQTIIDEEGNNVSAGEKQLITIARAFVSDPSLLILDEATSSVDTRTELLLQKAMAALRTDRTSFVIAHRLSTIRDADTILVMENGKIVEQGNHTQLLAQQGAYYRLYMSQFAGDEEAAVDDSTAVHS, from the coding sequence ATGTTCGGCGACGTCCCGGCCAAGAAGGCCAAGGAGTTCTGGCCGTCCGCCAAACGACTCATGGGTCTGCTGAAGCCCGAGAGCGTTGGCGTGTACATCGTGATCGGCCTCGTCATTGTCTCGGTAGTCCTCAACGTGATTGCTCCCAAGGTCCTCGGCAGCGCCATGGACGTTATTTTCGGCGGCGTCATGGGCAAGCAGATCCCGGAGGGGGTCTCCCAGGAGCAGTTCGTTGAACTCATGCGCCAGCAGGGTCAGGGCAACTTCGCGGACATGGTTTCCAAGATGGAACTCACCAACGGGATCGACTTCCCCAAGCTGACGTTCCTGATTTCGATCGTGCTCCTGATGTACTTTGTGGCCAACATCTTCCTGTGGGCCCAGGGTTGGTTGCTCAACAGGATTGTCATGCGGGTCATCAAGCAGCTCCGCAACGACGTCCAGGCCAAGCTCAACCGACTCCCGCTGAACTACTTCGACACCCGCCAGCGTGGCGACATCCTGTCCCGCGTGACCAACGACGTCGACAACGTCCAGCAGGGTCTCCAGCAGGCGTTCTCCCAACTCGTCAGCTCCGTTCTCACGGTCCTGGGCATCACGGTGATGATGTTCATCGTGTCCTGGGAGTTGGCGCTCATTGCTTTGATTGCGTTGCCGCTGTCCGGCATCGTTGCGGGCGTCATTGGTGCCCGCAGCCAGAAGCTTTTCGCCGCTCAGTGGAAGAACACCGGCGCACTCAACGGCCAGATCGAGGAATCGTTCTCCGGCCACGACCTCGTGAAGGTGTTCGGCCGCGATGCCGACATGCTGGAGCGTTTCGACGAGAAGAACGAAGAACTCTATAAGGCATCCTTCGGTGCACAGTTCGTGTCCGGCGTGATCTTCCCGGCCATGAACTTCGTGTCCTACCTTTCCTACGTCGGCATTGCCGTGGTGGGTGGCCTCCGCGTTGCCTCGGGCTCCATGAGCCTCGGCGACGCCACGGCCTTCATCCAGTACTCGCGCGAATTCACCCAGCCGCTGGGCCAGATTGCGGGAATGGCCAACATGCTGCAGTCCGGCGTCGCCTCCGCTGAGCGCGTCTTCGAGTTCCTGGATGCCGACGAAGAGGTTGAAGAGACCGGCACGCGCCACCTGCCCTCCAAGACCGACGGCCATGTTGAGTTTGAGCATGTCTCGTTCAGCTACGTGGAGGACAAGCCGCTCATCGAAGACCTGTCCTTCGCTGCAGAACCTGGTCACACCGTCGCGATTGTCGGCCCCACCGGTGCCGGCAAAACCACCTTGGTGAACCTCGTCATGCGGTTCTACGAGCTCAATGCCGGCCGGATCACCTTGGACGGCGTGGACATCAAGGACCTCAGCCGCGCAGAGCTGCGGTCCAAGGTGGGCATGGTGTTGCAGGATGCCTGGCTCTTTGGCGGGACCATCTACGACAACATCAAGTACGGCAACCTGGATGCCACCGAAGAGCAGATCATGCAGGCAGCCAAGGCCACCTACGTGGACCGCTTTGTGCGTGCCCTTCCGGACGGTTACCAGACCATCATCGACGAAGAAGGCAACAACGTCAGCGCCGGTGAAAAGCAGCTCATCACCATCGCCCGTGCCTTCGTCTCCGACCCTTCGTTGCTGATTCTGGATGAGGCCACGAGCTCTGTGGACACGCGAACTGAACTGCTGTTGCAGAAAGCCATGGCTGCCCTCCGCACTGACCGGACGAGCTTCGTCATCGCCCACCGCCTCTCCACTATCCGGGACGCGGACACCATCCTGGTGATGGAGAACGGCAAGATCGTGGAGCAGGGTAACCACACCCAGCTGCTCGCTCAGCAGGGCGCGTACTACCGCTTGTACATGTCCCAGTTCGCGGGTGACGAAGAGGCCGCAGTGGACGACTCGACGGCGGTGCACAGCTGA
- a CDS encoding putative copper homeostasis protein CutC (identified by match to protein family HMM PF03932), whose translation MKLEIAVVSAAGAGTAAAEGAHRIELCSSLELGGITPSQGLMEASVEHVDGRLEIHPLIRSRPGDFRYSASDIDTMVHEIRHLLAQGAHGVVVGALTPSGELDVQAVQRLVGSAKDANPEAQLTFHRAIDQSSDPLAALEQLMELGFTRVLTSGHEATAGAGLPTLTRMVEQAGGVVEIMAGGGLSLEDIPAMHAAGLSAVHLSAKKTVSTLGHGAISLGAQDGSDPTAYTITDRLVVRAAKAKVNALNLAASM comes from the coding sequence ATGAAACTTGAAATTGCCGTGGTGAGCGCGGCGGGTGCAGGTACGGCCGCCGCCGAAGGAGCCCACCGCATTGAGCTGTGCAGCAGTCTTGAACTTGGTGGCATCACGCCAAGCCAAGGACTCATGGAAGCAAGCGTGGAGCACGTTGATGGCCGCCTGGAAATTCATCCGCTGATTCGCTCCAGGCCCGGTGATTTCCGGTACTCGGCGTCGGACATTGACACGATGGTCCACGAAATCCGCCACCTGCTGGCCCAGGGTGCCCACGGGGTGGTGGTTGGGGCGCTCACTCCGTCGGGAGAACTGGATGTGCAGGCAGTACAGCGTCTGGTGGGCTCAGCCAAGGATGCCAATCCTGAAGCGCAGCTGACATTCCACCGGGCCATCGATCAATCCAGCGACCCTTTGGCCGCCCTTGAGCAGCTCATGGAATTGGGCTTCACCCGGGTCCTGACTTCGGGGCACGAAGCTACCGCCGGGGCAGGCCTGCCAACCCTGACCCGAATGGTGGAGCAGGCCGGTGGCGTCGTGGAAATCATGGCCGGCGGAGGTCTGTCCTTGGAGGACATCCCGGCGATGCACGCAGCGGGGCTGTCCGCTGTTCACCTGTCCGCGAAGAAGACCGTCTCCACCCTTGGCCATGGAGCGATTTCCCTTGGCGCCCAGGACGGCAGCGATCCCACTGCTTACACCATCACCGATCGCCTGGTAGTCCGGGCAGCCAAGGCGAAAGTCAACGCGCTGAACCTCGCCGCTTCAATGTAA
- a CDS encoding putative acetolactate synthase, large subunit (identified by match to protein family HMM PF00205; match to protein family HMM PF02775; match to protein family HMM PF02776): MIDFDPGTAAPTKGTNQRNGGDLVVETLEALGAKTVFGIPGQHALGLFDAMGRGNLHFVSSRVENNSAFAADGYSRATGEVGVLFLSTGPGALTSLAGLQEAYATGVPMVVVASQIPLDGLGARRKGMLHQLDDQKASAANVTKSQRLIQHASGIPSAIQDAWTEAISSPQGPVWIEIPQNVLLDPIMVPPVEDALAEAFDNPPRVELIREAVKWLSTAERPAIIAGGGTRRGRAEKSLLSIAEQLRAPVICTPGGNGAFPWTHELSLQSWIEDRYMTDVLEDADVLIVIGSSLGEVTSNYFTFEPRGRIIQIDAEPRVLESNRPGLGIRADAGQALAALDEALAAAGAAATATRSWHGTSPEDVVKDSLAKVKARLESQDLAKELKFMADIREAVPADMQTFWDMTISAYWGWSCWDAREGQFHSAQGAGGLGYGFPAAIGGAVGLETTGKPSRVLAVSGDGSSMYSISELATAKQHNVPVTWLIVDDGGYGILREYMVGAFGQATATELARPDFVKLAESFGVPARRVAPEEVGDALKASFEADGPNVVVVETLLKMFGPTHLDD, from the coding sequence ATGATCGATTTCGATCCCGGCACAGCAGCCCCCACCAAGGGGACCAACCAGCGCAACGGCGGGGACCTCGTCGTCGAGACCCTTGAAGCGCTTGGCGCGAAGACTGTCTTCGGTATCCCGGGCCAGCACGCGTTGGGTCTCTTTGACGCCATGGGCCGCGGCAACCTGCACTTCGTTTCCTCCCGTGTGGAGAACAACTCGGCGTTCGCAGCGGACGGCTACTCCCGTGCCACCGGCGAAGTTGGTGTGCTGTTCCTGTCCACCGGACCCGGCGCGCTGACGTCCCTGGCAGGTTTGCAGGAAGCTTACGCCACGGGTGTTCCGATGGTGGTGGTGGCCAGTCAGATCCCGCTCGACGGCCTGGGCGCACGGCGTAAGGGCATGCTGCACCAGCTCGATGACCAGAAGGCCTCGGCCGCGAACGTCACCAAGAGCCAGCGACTGATCCAGCACGCCTCGGGCATCCCGTCGGCCATCCAGGACGCCTGGACCGAAGCGATTTCCTCGCCTCAGGGCCCGGTGTGGATCGAAATCCCGCAGAACGTCCTGCTGGACCCCATCATGGTCCCGCCGGTTGAAGACGCGCTCGCCGAGGCATTCGACAACCCGCCGCGCGTCGAGCTGATTCGCGAGGCCGTGAAATGGCTTTCGACGGCGGAACGCCCGGCGATCATCGCAGGCGGCGGTACCCGTCGTGGCCGGGCTGAGAAGTCGCTGCTCTCGATCGCCGAGCAGCTGCGCGCTCCGGTCATCTGCACCCCCGGCGGCAACGGTGCCTTCCCCTGGACCCACGAGCTTTCCCTGCAGTCGTGGATCGAGGACCGGTACATGACCGATGTCCTGGAAGACGCCGACGTCCTGATCGTCATTGGCTCGTCCCTGGGTGAGGTGACCTCGAACTACTTCACCTTCGAACCCCGCGGACGGATCATCCAGATTGACGCCGAACCCCGCGTCCTCGAATCCAACCGGCCGGGATTGGGCATCCGTGCCGACGCCGGCCAAGCCCTCGCAGCCTTGGACGAAGCCCTCGCAGCAGCAGGGGCCGCGGCCACGGCCACGCGCTCCTGGCACGGAACCAGTCCGGAAGACGTGGTCAAGGACTCCCTGGCCAAGGTCAAGGCACGCCTGGAATCACAGGACCTGGCCAAGGAACTTAAGTTCATGGCCGACATCCGTGAGGCAGTTCCTGCTGACATGCAGACGTTCTGGGACATGACCATCTCCGCGTACTGGGGCTGGAGCTGCTGGGACGCCCGCGAGGGCCAGTTCCACTCCGCCCAGGGCGCCGGTGGCCTCGGCTATGGTTTCCCGGCAGCAATTGGTGGTGCCGTGGGGCTGGAGACCACAGGTAAGCCAAGTCGTGTGCTTGCTGTGTCCGGTGACGGCTCCTCCATGTACTCCATCTCCGAACTCGCTACCGCCAAGCAGCACAACGTCCCGGTCACTTGGCTGATCGTGGACGACGGCGGCTACGGCATCCTTCGCGAATATATGGTGGGCGCCTTCGGCCAAGCCACTGCCACCGAGCTCGCCCGCCCGGACTTCGTGAAGCTTGCAGAGTCCTTCGGTGTCCCGGCACGCCGGGTTGCCCCGGAGGAAGTGGGGGACGCGCTCAAGGCGTCCTTCGAAGCGGACGGACCCAACGTCGTCGTGGTTGAAACACTCCTGAAGATGTTCGGCCCCACACACTTGGACGACTAA